One window from the genome of Gemmatimonadota bacterium encodes:
- a CDS encoding tetratricopeptide repeat protein: MTTRNWTRRILGAVALATVVLHANVATAQGAPRTPRSDSLREASRLDTEGQTAKARELFQKLIESAPDPLAKSAAQRAMAMSYAFDGDCANTVKYEEMVIAYWLTREQAEPQNAFYQQGEMANEAARVCIDAGDLKTADKYYRRGSELGLKEPEPRSHPKSLWDFRLTHALARLAARAGNAAEAQKQVAAARKILDADPAMAAQQERFYPYLVGYVALYTNNLAVAQTELTKTIAMQGNANDPFMNTLLGMTYEKQGDAAKAKELYQKAYDLATAHTPPAAFVRPFTRKKLGAP; encoded by the coding sequence ATGACGACACGTAACTGGACCCGCCGTATCCTGGGCGCAGTGGCCCTCGCCACCGTCGTGCTGCACGCCAACGTCGCTACGGCACAGGGCGCGCCGCGTACGCCGCGCTCCGACAGCCTGCGCGAAGCGTCGCGCCTCGACACGGAAGGACAAACGGCCAAAGCCCGCGAGCTCTTCCAAAAACTCATCGAGAGCGCGCCGGATCCCCTGGCGAAATCCGCCGCACAACGCGCGATGGCCATGTCGTACGCCTTTGACGGCGACTGCGCGAACACCGTGAAGTACGAGGAAATGGTGATCGCGTATTGGCTCACGCGCGAACAGGCGGAGCCGCAGAACGCGTTTTATCAGCAGGGCGAGATGGCTAACGAAGCCGCGCGCGTGTGCATCGACGCTGGCGACCTCAAGACGGCAGACAAATACTACCGCCGTGGATCGGAACTCGGACTCAAAGAGCCGGAGCCGCGCTCGCACCCCAAGTCGCTCTGGGACTTCCGCCTGACGCACGCACTGGCCCGCCTCGCGGCGCGTGCGGGCAATGCGGCCGAAGCGCAAAAGCAGGTGGCGGCGGCGCGTAAGATTCTCGACGCCGATCCAGCCATGGCCGCGCAGCAGGAGCGCTTCTATCCGTATCTCGTCGGCTACGTGGCGCTCTATACCAACAATCTCGCGGTCGCACAGACGGAACTCACCAAGACCATCGCGATGCAGGGGAACGCCAACGATCCCTTTATGAACACCCTGCTCGGCATGACGTACGAAAAGCAGGGTGATGCGGCGAAGGCCAAGGAGCTATATCAGAAGGCGTACGACCTTGCCACGGCGCACACTCCGCCGGCGGCGTTCGTGCGGCCGTTCACGCGCAAAAAACTCGGCGCGCCCTAA
- a CDS encoding M23 family metallopeptidase — MSYRMLCCIVWLAACGKHTGAIDGPTVVRNVPWSDNAWTQPVPSWGSPVRLGLPVPLGNIVLGPSGGFGAFGAHEGGHVEGLNHVWIPITPGTVVRSWAAGKVTKIEDMGDRGLGNGVHEYFVTIDYGQGLVGKHLDVSQSLVKLGDTVKEGDPVGNAPSAEFMLIDDNRTDGERTGGTPTTGGSYVSPFDYLREDVKASLIARHIAEQVEPYFKAGKVAGNHRPWEPFLTNKMLNHPDHLGTIVGEWLLTNKGWSSIDPLYYEVMTIHDVTNAYGSFQRMELEDHDWSVPGNKRGADATWQRGTEPGTVIVSIQGSAPWYGRYTVDDTGSRAKLTIEWQHAAYPTAITANAAVYSARTTAYLQADAQALGVIK; from the coding sequence ATGTCGTATCGCATGTTGTGCTGTATCGTCTGGCTCGCCGCCTGTGGCAAGCACACGGGTGCCATTGATGGTCCCACCGTCGTCAGAAACGTCCCGTGGTCCGACAACGCGTGGACGCAACCGGTTCCGAGCTGGGGCTCGCCGGTGCGGCTGGGCCTGCCCGTTCCGCTCGGCAACATTGTCCTCGGACCGTCGGGTGGATTTGGCGCATTCGGTGCGCACGAAGGCGGGCATGTCGAAGGGCTCAATCACGTCTGGATTCCGATCACTCCGGGCACCGTTGTTCGCAGCTGGGCCGCCGGCAAGGTCACCAAGATCGAAGACATGGGCGACCGGGGGCTCGGCAACGGCGTGCACGAATACTTCGTGACCATCGACTACGGGCAAGGACTCGTCGGGAAGCATCTCGATGTTAGCCAGTCGCTCGTCAAACTCGGCGACACCGTCAAGGAAGGTGATCCGGTCGGCAATGCGCCCAGCGCCGAGTTTATGCTCATCGATGACAATCGCACCGACGGCGAACGCACGGGTGGCACGCCAACCACGGGTGGCTCGTATGTGTCACCCTTCGACTATCTGCGTGAGGATGTGAAAGCGTCGCTCATCGCTCGGCACATTGCGGAGCAGGTGGAGCCCTACTTCAAGGCTGGGAAAGTCGCAGGCAACCACCGTCCGTGGGAGCCGTTCCTCACGAACAAAATGTTGAACCATCCAGATCACCTCGGTACGATCGTGGGCGAGTGGCTCCTCACCAACAAGGGGTGGAGTTCCATCGATCCACTCTACTACGAAGTGATGACCATTCACGACGTCACCAACGCATACGGTTCATTTCAGCGGATGGAGCTCGAGGATCACGACTGGTCTGTTCCTGGCAACAAGCGTGGCGCCGACGCCACCTGGCAGCGCGGCACGGAACCAGGCACGGTGATCGTGTCAATTCAGGGCAGTGCGCCGTGGTATGGTCGCTACACCGTGGACGACACGGGAAGCCGCGCCAAGCTGACCATTGAATGGCAGCATGCAGCGTATCCCACCGCCATCACCGCAAATGCCGCCGTCTACTCCGCCCGGACCACCGCCTATTTGCAGGCCGATGCACAAGCGCTCGGCGTGATCAAGTAA
- a CDS encoding aminotransferase class V-fold PLP-dependent enzyme, protein MSTLEQHFAPFRANTIGQDQTFLSPYGEQRIVYADWTASGRLYRPIETALVERFGPFVGNTHSESSVTGSAMTLAYHEAHHMLRAHVNASSDDLIIACGSGMTSAVNKLQRILGLKAPQGLRQYINIPERDRPVVFVTHLEHHSNHTSWYETLADVVVVPPDDAGVVSLASLEAQLHEYRDRAVKIGAFSACSNVTGVFTPYHAMAKLMHRAGGIALIDFAASAPYVTMDMHPADPEERLDAVLFSPHKFLGGPGSSGVMVFNRSLYKNTVPDDAGGGTVLWTNPWGQYAFIEDIQAREDAGTPAFLQTIKAALAVQVKNAMTVEAMGEREAQIVPYAMDALAKIPGVHLLAPAGRHRLAMLSFWVEDIHYNLMVRLLNDRFGVQARGGCSCAGTYGHYLLHVDPSRSKAITDRIDRGDLSEKPGWVRLSFHPSTTMADIDHAINAVSECVTHVTQWAKDYVYSNVTNEYAHVRGDAALRARVHDWFKLSV, encoded by the coding sequence GTGAGCACTCTCGAACAGCACTTTGCCCCCTTTCGGGCCAACACGATCGGCCAGGACCAAACGTTCCTCTCGCCCTATGGTGAGCAACGCATTGTCTACGCCGATTGGACCGCCAGCGGCCGTCTGTACCGTCCCATCGAAACGGCGCTCGTCGAGCGCTTTGGCCCGTTTGTAGGGAACACTCACTCGGAGTCATCGGTCACGGGGTCGGCGATGACGCTCGCGTATCACGAGGCGCATCACATGTTGCGCGCGCATGTCAATGCGTCCTCCGATGATCTCATCATCGCATGCGGCTCTGGGATGACGTCGGCCGTCAACAAACTGCAGCGCATTCTCGGGCTCAAGGCACCGCAGGGACTGCGCCAGTACATCAACATTCCCGAGCGCGATCGCCCAGTGGTGTTCGTCACGCACCTGGAACATCACTCCAACCACACGTCGTGGTACGAGACGCTCGCCGACGTTGTGGTAGTGCCACCGGACGACGCGGGCGTGGTGAGCCTGGCCTCGCTCGAGGCGCAACTGCACGAGTATCGCGACCGCGCGGTGAAGATTGGTGCCTTCTCTGCCTGCTCCAACGTGACGGGCGTGTTCACGCCGTATCACGCGATGGCCAAGCTCATGCATCGCGCCGGCGGAATCGCGCTCATCGATTTTGCGGCCTCGGCACCATACGTGACCATGGACATGCATCCCGCGGATCCCGAAGAGCGCCTCGACGCCGTGCTGTTTTCGCCGCACAAATTTCTTGGCGGGCCTGGATCATCGGGTGTCATGGTGTTCAATCGCTCGCTCTACAAGAACACGGTGCCCGACGATGCCGGCGGTGGGACCGTGCTGTGGACGAATCCATGGGGGCAGTACGCATTTATTGAAGACATCCAAGCGCGTGAAGATGCCGGCACGCCGGCGTTCTTGCAGACCATCAAGGCCGCGCTCGCCGTCCAAGTGAAGAATGCGATGACCGTCGAGGCCATGGGTGAGCGTGAAGCACAGATCGTGCCGTATGCCATGGACGCGCTCGCGAAAATCCCTGGTGTCCATCTGCTCGCGCCCGCCGGTCGCCATCGGCTCGCCATGCTCTCGTTCTGGGTGGAAGACATTCACTACAACCTGATGGTGCGCTTGTTGAATGATCGTTTCGGTGTGCAGGCGCGCGGCGGGTGCTCGTGCGCCGGTACCTACGGCCATTACTTGCTGCACGTGGATCCATCACGGTCCAAGGCGATCACCGACCGCATTGACCGCGGCGATCTCTCCGAAAAGCCAGGGTGGGTACGGCTGTCGTTCCATCCGTCTACGACCATGGCGGATATCGATCACGCCATCAACGCGGTATCAGAATGTGTGACGCACGTCACACAATGGGCGAAGGACTACGTGTACTCGAACGTGACGAACGAGTATGCTCATGTGCGCGGCGATGCCGCGCTCAGGGCACGCGTGCACGACTGGTTCAAACTATCGGTGTAG
- a CDS encoding fatty acid desaturase → MTEQHTAPNATSIADSADWRSIVARYATPDSLRSIRQLAITLVLLFASLWFAAWLIPVAPWASVLMLLPIAGFQIRTFIIMHDCGHGSFSSWPRVNDAIGFITGVLTFTPYAQWRREHALHHASSGDLDRRGYGDVTTLTCAEYRALSRFGRFKYRAYRSPFVLFGVGPLHMMVLQRFRAPGVATGKKQLWNVWMTNIAMAGLAAIGIVAFGWKPVVLLYLPAFYLAGAAGIWLFYVQHQFEDAYWERHKAWDYATAAVMGSSYLRLPAVLNWFTGNIGLHHVHHLGPKIPNYRLKKAHEENAIFHEAPVLTLRTAFRSLRLTLWDEQTGRMVGFRELRHMPRAG, encoded by the coding sequence ATGACCGAACAGCACACGGCGCCAAACGCCACGAGCATCGCGGACAGCGCGGATTGGCGCTCCATCGTGGCCCGTTATGCCACCCCCGATTCGCTCCGGTCCATCCGGCAACTGGCCATCACACTAGTACTACTCTTCGCGTCGCTCTGGTTTGCGGCGTGGCTCATTCCGGTCGCGCCGTGGGCGAGCGTGCTGATGTTGCTCCCGATTGCCGGCTTTCAGATTCGTACCTTCATCATCATGCACGATTGTGGTCACGGCAGCTTTTCGTCCTGGCCGCGCGTCAACGACGCCATTGGTTTTATCACCGGTGTGTTGACCTTCACGCCCTACGCCCAGTGGCGTCGCGAACATGCGCTTCACCACGCCTCGTCGGGCGATCTTGACCGCCGTGGTTATGGCGACGTCACCACGTTGACCTGCGCCGAATACCGAGCACTCTCGCGCTTCGGCCGTTTCAAGTACCGGGCCTACCGCAGTCCGTTCGTCCTCTTTGGTGTGGGCCCGTTGCACATGATGGTGCTCCAGCGCTTTCGCGCGCCGGGTGTCGCCACCGGTAAGAAGCAGTTGTGGAACGTCTGGATGACTAACATCGCGATGGCCGGCCTCGCCGCCATTGGGATCGTCGCGTTCGGCTGGAAGCCGGTGGTGCTCCTCTACCTCCCCGCGTTCTACCTCGCGGGCGCCGCCGGCATTTGGCTCTTCTATGTCCAACACCAGTTCGAAGACGCCTACTGGGAACGCCACAAGGCATGGGACTACGCCACGGCGGCAGTGATGGGCAGTTCGTATCTGCGCCTTCCCGCCGTGCTCAACTGGTTCACGGGAAACATCGGCTTGCATCACGTGCACCATCTCGGGCCGAAAATTCCGAACTATCGTCTCAAAAAAGCCCACGAAGAAAACGCCATCTTCCACGAAGCGCCGGTGCTCACGTTGCGCACTGCGTTCCGGTCGCTGCGCCTCACGCTGTGGGACGAGCAGACGGGCCGCATGGTGGGCTTCCGGGAGCTGCGGCATATGCCGCGCGCGGGGTAA
- a CDS encoding glycoside hydrolase, protein MRIPRSLFLMTLVATATLPVLSSAQSADPGAAMHWRQIGPTRAGRARALSGVPSQPNTFYIGFDNGGVWRTTDYGSTWVPLFDKESTGSIGAIAVAPSNPNIIYVGTGAGIIRPDLATGNGIYKSIDAGKTWTHLGLFDTQMIAMIDVDPKDPNRLFVAALGHPYGPSAERGLFRSLDGGKTFQKVLYRDEYTSANDVRIDPNDPNVVYATLWQQQQAFWEGGGFGGGGNGIYKSTDGGTTWKPLTQGLPTVLQANIALAPSNAKVLYAMVASATATGASGPVAFYKSSDAGEHWQLAVTAAGSTRVPDARPLSRIGGGDLPTIVVDPKHENVVYSSSTVMWRTEDAGVNWSAVRGAPGGDDYQKNWINPNNPDIILAVSDQGGVVSANRGLSWSNWYNQPTAAMYHVSTDNDFPYRVCGGQQDSGSACVASRSMDGQITFHDWHPVNIQEYGVAASDPKDPDLVYASARTNVSLYNRKTAQTTQVGPDLSVKGPNGENFGRNVRTMPIQWSPVKPDVLFYASNVVWKSVDHAKSWTRISGDLARQTWEAPASAGKYASTVTPSPLGAITALSPSPKDLNVLWAGTDDGFIQVTTNGGTSWQNVTPAAIKAWTRIFNIEAGHFDTQTAYAAANSMRIDDWNPHFFRTHDGGKTWTEINSGIAGGSVANSIREDPRQKGLLYAATDIQVWVSFDDGDHWQSLRNDMPAISVRDLQVKDDSSCLCSDLIAGTHGRGFWILDDVTPLRQAAAIRAASAAKRAYLVKPVVAVRVRHGTNDATPWPPELPAGENPMPGAILDYYLPADASGDVLLEILDGSGKVVRDYSTKDPVLAVHPANDMAAYDKICQQRPTATFCGLPLYWPAKPITLSAKAGMHRFSWDLHFDPLPVADIEDNGDEGAVGAVPHATYDDVNAPWAPAGNYTVRLTVDGKSYTQPLTLKLDPRVKTPAVALAQIAQLSRGLWDAATAAHAASAEARALSAKVEKLTGADAEAFKAKIDSLAPAPQRGGGRRGGGGRRGGGAGGSSVTLEAASNAMMSAAMAMQGADVAPTDRALATVDRSRKQGAEVMAKWTALKTTGLAGFNAKRKAAGLPEAK, encoded by the coding sequence GTGCGCATTCCACGCTCGCTGTTCCTGATGACCCTCGTCGCCACTGCGACGCTTCCCGTCCTTTCCTCCGCGCAGTCGGCTGACCCAGGCGCCGCGATGCATTGGCGCCAGATCGGCCCCACGCGTGCCGGGCGTGCCCGTGCGCTGTCTGGCGTGCCGAGCCAGCCGAATACGTTCTACATCGGCTTTGATAATGGCGGGGTGTGGCGCACCACCGACTACGGCTCCACCTGGGTGCCGTTATTCGACAAGGAATCCACGGGCTCTATTGGCGCCATTGCCGTCGCCCCGTCTAATCCGAACATCATTTACGTGGGGACGGGCGCGGGGATCATTCGCCCAGACCTCGCCACGGGCAATGGCATCTACAAGTCCATTGATGCGGGAAAAACGTGGACGCACCTCGGGCTATTCGACACGCAGATGATCGCGATGATCGACGTGGACCCGAAGGATCCGAACCGTCTCTTTGTCGCCGCGCTTGGCCACCCCTATGGTCCAAGCGCCGAGCGTGGGTTGTTCCGCTCGCTGGACGGTGGCAAGACGTTTCAGAAAGTGCTGTATCGCGACGAGTACACGAGCGCGAATGATGTGCGTATCGACCCAAATGATCCGAACGTGGTGTACGCGACGCTCTGGCAGCAGCAGCAGGCGTTCTGGGAAGGCGGCGGTTTTGGTGGCGGCGGCAATGGCATCTATAAGTCCACCGATGGTGGCACCACGTGGAAGCCGCTGACGCAGGGATTGCCGACGGTACTGCAGGCGAACATCGCGCTGGCGCCGAGCAATGCGAAGGTGCTCTACGCGATGGTCGCGTCGGCCACGGCGACTGGAGCGTCGGGGCCGGTAGCGTTCTACAAGTCGAGTGATGCTGGTGAACACTGGCAGCTCGCTGTGACTGCCGCGGGTTCAACGCGTGTGCCGGATGCTCGTCCGCTTTCACGTATTGGCGGCGGCGATCTTCCAACGATCGTGGTAGACCCGAAGCACGAGAACGTGGTCTATAGCTCGTCGACGGTAATGTGGCGCACCGAGGATGCCGGCGTGAACTGGTCAGCGGTGCGCGGTGCTCCCGGCGGCGATGACTATCAAAAGAACTGGATCAACCCGAATAATCCCGACATCATTTTGGCGGTGTCCGATCAGGGGGGCGTGGTGTCGGCGAACCGCGGCCTCAGCTGGAGCAACTGGTACAATCAGCCGACGGCGGCGATGTACCACGTTTCCACCGATAACGATTTTCCGTATCGCGTGTGCGGTGGTCAGCAGGACTCGGGATCAGCCTGCGTGGCCAGCCGGTCAATGGATGGACAGATCACCTTCCACGACTGGCATCCGGTGAACATTCAGGAATACGGCGTGGCAGCGTCTGATCCGAAGGATCCGGATCTCGTGTATGCAAGCGCGCGCACCAATGTGTCGCTGTACAATCGCAAGACCGCGCAGACGACGCAGGTGGGACCGGATCTCAGCGTGAAGGGGCCGAATGGCGAGAACTTTGGCCGCAACGTGCGCACGATGCCCATTCAGTGGTCGCCGGTAAAGCCCGACGTGTTGTTCTACGCGTCGAACGTGGTGTGGAAGTCGGTGGATCACGCCAAGAGCTGGACGCGCATCAGTGGCGACTTGGCGCGCCAAACCTGGGAAGCACCGGCGAGCGCTGGTAAGTACGCGAGCACCGTGACGCCCAGTCCGCTGGGCGCGATTACGGCGCTCTCGCCGTCGCCGAAGGATCTCAATGTGTTGTGGGCCGGCACCGATGATGGGTTCATTCAGGTGACGACGAACGGCGGCACCTCGTGGCAGAACGTGACGCCTGCGGCCATCAAGGCGTGGACGCGCATTTTCAACATTGAGGCCGGCCACTTCGACACGCAGACGGCGTACGCTGCCGCCAACTCGATGCGCATCGATGACTGGAATCCGCATTTTTTCCGCACCCATGACGGCGGTAAGACGTGGACCGAAATCAACAGCGGCATCGCTGGTGGATCGGTGGCGAACTCCATTCGTGAAGATCCGCGGCAGAAGGGGCTGCTCTACGCCGCCACCGATATTCAGGTGTGGGTGAGCTTTGACGATGGCGATCACTGGCAGTCGCTGCGTAACGACATGCCGGCGATTTCCGTGCGTGATTTACAGGTGAAGGACGACAGTAGCTGCCTCTGCTCCGATCTCATTGCCGGCACGCACGGCCGTGGGTTCTGGATTTTGGATGACGTCACGCCGTTGCGTCAGGCGGCGGCCATCCGTGCGGCGAGTGCGGCCAAGCGCGCGTATCTCGTGAAGCCGGTGGTCGCGGTGCGTGTGCGTCATGGCACCAACGACGCCACCCCGTGGCCGCCCGAACTTCCCGCCGGCGAAAATCCAATGCCGGGCGCGATTCTCGATTATTATCTGCCCGCCGATGCGAGCGGCGATGTGCTACTCGAGATTCTTGACGGCAGCGGCAAGGTTGTGCGCGACTACTCGACCAAGGACCCAGTACTCGCCGTACATCCCGCCAACGACATGGCGGCGTACGACAAGATCTGTCAGCAGCGTCCCACCGCAACGTTCTGCGGACTCCCGCTCTATTGGCCCGCCAAGCCGATCACGCTCTCGGCGAAGGCTGGGATGCACCGGTTCAGCTGGGATCTGCACTTTGATCCGCTGCCCGTTGCGGACATCGAAGACAATGGTGACGAAGGCGCCGTGGGTGCGGTTCCGCACGCCACGTACGACGATGTGAATGCGCCGTGGGCGCCGGCGGGCAACTATACAGTGCGCCTGACGGTGGACGGCAAGAGCTACACGCAGCCGTTGACGCTCAAGCTCGACCCGCGTGTGAAAACTCCTGCGGTGGCGCTCGCGCAGATCGCGCAACTTTCGCGCGGATTGTGGGATGCGGCAACGGCAGCGCACGCGGCCAGTGCTGAGGCGCGCGCACTGTCGGCAAAGGTTGAAAAGCTGACGGGCGCTGATGCCGAGGCGTTCAAGGCCAAGATTGATTCGCTCGCTCCGGCACCGCAGCGTGGCGGTGGTCGTCGCGGTGGTGGTGGGCGTCGGGGTGGCGGTGCCGGTGGTAGCTCGGTGACGCTTGAAGCCGCGAGCAATGCGATGATGTCGGCGGCGATGGCGATGCAGGGTGCCGATGTGGCACCTACGGACCGTGCGCTGGCGACGGTGGATCGTTCGCGGAAGCAGGGCGCCGAGGTGATGGCCAAGTGGACGGCGCTCAAGACGACCGGACTTGCGGGCTTCAATGCGAAGCGGAAGGCGGCGGGGCTGCCCGAAGCGAAGTAA
- a CDS encoding c-type cytochrome gives MVCRCNSTFPRLAALSVLTLAACSSSAINAPATGDGLSTVATVAVNAVAPVDVTVPVLPAVPFRYADAAIALPFHFTAPNGPPGSVAATDNTPASNRVTDAGATLGRVLFYDKRLSVNNQVACASCHVQARAFGDSARLSRGFAGGFTHRHSMALANARYYQPGRFFWDERASSLEVQVLMPIQDATEMGMTLPVLQSKLAATTFYAPLFRAAFGTTDVTSDRISRALAQFVRSLSSYRAKYDQAFVGNAPPNFAAVFAAQELQGQQLFVGRAGCARCHRTDAQVSNTVHNNGLDAVLSDTGAGGGRFKSPSLRNIAVRAPYMHDGRFTTLRQVVEHYNSGIQGSPNLDRVLRGPNGQPQRLNLTSAELDALVAYLGTLTDASLLTDPKFSSPFPRP, from the coding sequence ATGGTCTGCCGTTGCAACTCGACGTTCCCCCGCCTGGCCGCACTATCGGTTCTCACCCTCGCGGCCTGCAGCAGCAGCGCGATCAACGCACCCGCGACAGGCGACGGTCTCAGTACCGTCGCAACCGTTGCCGTGAATGCCGTAGCGCCCGTTGACGTCACGGTGCCGGTGTTGCCCGCCGTTCCGTTTCGCTACGCGGATGCCGCAATCGCGTTGCCATTCCACTTTACGGCGCCCAATGGCCCGCCAGGGAGCGTGGCGGCCACCGACAATACGCCCGCCAGTAATCGTGTGACCGACGCGGGCGCCACGCTCGGGCGCGTGCTCTTCTACGACAAGCGCCTGTCGGTCAACAATCAGGTCGCGTGCGCGTCGTGCCACGTGCAAGCGCGTGCGTTCGGCGACAGCGCGCGACTCAGCCGTGGTTTCGCCGGGGGCTTCACCCATCGGCACTCGATGGCGCTCGCCAATGCGCGATACTATCAGCCCGGCCGCTTCTTCTGGGACGAGCGCGCGAGCAGTCTCGAAGTGCAGGTCCTGATGCCCATTCAAGATGCCACCGAAATGGGAATGACCTTGCCAGTGTTGCAATCCAAACTCGCGGCCACCACGTTCTATGCGCCGCTCTTTCGCGCGGCCTTTGGCACTACGGACGTCACGAGTGACCGCATCAGCCGAGCGCTCGCACAGTTCGTGCGCTCGCTGAGCTCGTACCGCGCCAAATACGATCAAGCCTTCGTCGGCAATGCGCCGCCGAACTTTGCCGCGGTTTTTGCGGCGCAAGAGCTACAGGGCCAACAGTTGTTTGTCGGCCGAGCGGGATGCGCGCGCTGCCATCGGACCGATGCGCAGGTGAGCAACACCGTCCACAACAACGGACTCGACGCCGTCCTCTCCGACACCGGCGCTGGCGGCGGCCGATTCAAGTCGCCCAGTCTCCGGAACATCGCGGTGCGAGCCCCCTACATGCACGACGGGCGGTTCACCACGCTCCGCCAAGTGGTGGAACACTACAACAGCGGCATTCAGGGCAGTCCCAATCTGGACCGCGTGCTACGTGGCCCCAACGGCCAGCCGCAGCGGTTAAATTTGACCAGTGCCGAGTTGGACGCGCTGGTGGCTTACCTTGGGACGCTCACGGATGCAAGTTTGCTGACCGACCCAAAGTTCTCGAGTCCATTCCCAAGGCCCTAG
- a CDS encoding ACS family MFS transporter, translating to MFISYLDRTNISVASIAMKEQFGWTETTKGLVLSSFFIGYLLLQVVSGLLANKYGGRVVLGVAVIAWSLFTVLTPPAALWSLGTLIAARIALGLGEAAVFPGTVNMIGRWVPTQGRTRAMAFATSGISMGTLIALPLTAYLVRSYGWPMPFYLFGALGLVWAILWFVFVGEGRGVEDAKPLAGRAVPWRTIMRTPAVWAIIVNHFCHNWTLYVLLAWLPSYFKATFGVSLANAGLLSAAPWLVSFVMSIVIGFVADAMLARGYSATFVRKLLQVIGSVGAAAFMLLLHTAPSAAIAAAVMCGVTGMLAFCFAGFAVNSFDIAPRYADVIWGISNTFATIPGIIGVYVTGWLVDRTGGYAAPFLVTAGLAFTGGLVYLAIGSGEKKID from the coding sequence ATCTTCATCTCGTATCTCGACCGAACCAACATTTCGGTCGCCTCCATCGCGATGAAAGAGCAGTTTGGGTGGACGGAGACCACGAAGGGCCTCGTGCTGTCGTCGTTCTTTATTGGCTACCTCCTGCTCCAGGTGGTGAGCGGCCTTCTCGCCAACAAGTACGGCGGTCGCGTGGTGCTGGGTGTGGCGGTGATCGCGTGGTCGCTCTTCACGGTGCTAACGCCACCGGCCGCACTCTGGTCCCTCGGCACGCTCATCGCCGCGCGCATCGCACTCGGCTTGGGTGAAGCGGCGGTCTTTCCCGGCACGGTCAACATGATTGGCCGGTGGGTGCCCACGCAGGGGCGCACGCGCGCCATGGCATTTGCAACCAGCGGCATCTCGATGGGGACGCTCATCGCGCTCCCGCTCACGGCCTATCTGGTGCGCTCGTACGGATGGCCGATGCCCTTCTACCTGTTCGGCGCGCTTGGCTTGGTGTGGGCCATTCTCTGGTTTGTCTTCGTCGGAGAAGGACGCGGCGTGGAGGATGCGAAACCGCTCGCGGGTCGTGCCGTGCCGTGGCGCACCATCATGCGGACGCCGGCGGTGTGGGCGATCATCGTCAATCACTTTTGCCATAACTGGACGCTCTACGTGCTTCTGGCGTGGCTCCCGAGTTATTTCAAAGCCACCTTCGGTGTGTCGCTTGCCAATGCCGGCCTGCTCTCGGCAGCGCCATGGCTCGTGTCGTTCGTGATGAGTATCGTGATCGGTTTTGTGGCTGACGCGATGCTCGCACGTGGCTACAGTGCGACTTTCGTGCGCAAACTGCTGCAAGTCATTGGATCCGTGGGTGCAGCGGCTTTCATGCTGTTGCTGCACACGGCCCCCAGCGCAGCCATCGCGGCGGCTGTGATGTGCGGCGTCACCGGCATGCTGGCGTTCTGCTTTGCCGGCTTTGCGGTGAACTCGTTCGACATCGCCCCGCGCTATGCCGACGTGATCTGGGGCATCAGCAACACCTTCGCCACTATTCCTGGAATCATCGGCGTATATGTCACCGGATGGCTCGTCGATCGTACCGGTGGCTACGCCGCGCCATTTCTCGTGACGGCGGGGCTCGCCTTTACCGGCGGACTCGTGTACTTGGCCATCGGTTCTGGAGAGAAAAAGATCGACTGA
- a CDS encoding asparaginase domain-containing protein, translating into MAVRIFVTGGTFDKEYNELAGALAFNRSHVEDVLERGRCKLDVAIDVLMMIDSLDMTPADRQKIVAACASCAEPRIVITHGTDTMVETATAIAAAVTDKTVVLTGAMVPFAFGSSDGLFNLGSALSFVQALPVGVYIAMNGRCFAWNNVRKNRDAGVFEALN; encoded by the coding sequence ATGGCCGTTCGCATTTTTGTCACTGGCGGTACGTTCGATAAAGAATACAACGAACTGGCCGGCGCGCTGGCGTTCAATCGGAGTCACGTCGAAGACGTGCTCGAACGCGGCCGCTGCAAGCTCGATGTGGCCATCGACGTTCTGATGATGATCGACAGCCTCGATATGACCCCCGCCGACCGCCAGAAAATTGTCGCGGCCTGCGCATCGTGCGCCGAGCCCCGCATCGTCATCACGCACGGTACCGACACCATGGTCGAAACGGCCACGGCGATTGCCGCCGCGGTCACCGACAAAACTGTCGTCCTCACCGGCGCGATGGTCCCCTTTGCCTTTGGCAGCTCCGACGGACTCTTCAACCTCGGCAGCGCCCTCTCCTTTGTGCAGGCGCTCCCCGTGGGCGTGTACATCGCCATGAATGGTCGCTGCTTTGCGTGGAACAACGTGCGCAAGAATCGCGACGCCGGCGTCTTTGAAGCATTGAACTAA